In Tissierellales bacterium, the following proteins share a genomic window:
- the ytfJ gene encoding GerW family sporulation protein → MKTTMDNLKEMIDVNTIVGDPVQSPDGLVIIPVSKVSFGFASGGSEFNFAPFNKNISEIEADKHPFGGGSGAGVSLQPVGFIVVGNEQIKLMPVDEGNNALSSFFDFMNSMSNNVQNMINNKKDNETTIKVKNNSYDDENE, encoded by the coding sequence ATGAAAACAACTATGGATAATTTAAAGGAAATGATTGATGTAAATACTATAGTAGGAGACCCTGTTCAATCTCCTGATGGTTTAGTAATTATACCAGTTTCAAAAGTATCTTTTGGTTTTGCATCTGGAGGTAGTGAATTTAATTTCGCGCCTTTTAATAAAAATATAAGTGAAATAGAGGCAGATAAGCATCCATTTGGAGGAGGTAGTGGAGCCGGAGTATCACTGCAACCAGTTGGTTTTATAGTAGTTGGCAATGAACAAATTAAGCTAATGCCTGTAGATGAAGGAAATAATGCTTTAAGTAGTTTCTTCGATTTTATGAATTCTATGTCAAATAATGTACAAAATATGATAAATAATAAGAAAGATAATGAAACTACAATAAAGGTAAAAAATAATTCATATGATGATGAAAATGAATAA
- a CDS encoding DUF2953 domain-containing protein: MLWIILIAILLIILFLPINIKIKFNNENRSKLVVKITLLKDLINLPVSFKNKDKNSSKNKEKNNYLDNIFLNKKYIIYFLKKSKVLQFKWTTIVGFNNAATTAISTGTLWSIKYNVVAFFFRDKPIEDFFINVVPEFNKNKFNTEVICIIKTKVVHIIIIGLWILIRNKGGERVVGTPNRRFNENNYG, from the coding sequence ATGCTATGGATAATATTGATTGCCATTTTATTAATCATATTATTTTTACCAATTAATATAAAAATAAAATTTAATAATGAAAATAGGAGCAAATTAGTTGTAAAAATTACACTACTAAAAGATTTAATTAACCTACCTGTAAGTTTTAAGAATAAGGATAAAAATAGTAGTAAAAATAAAGAGAAAAATAACTATTTAGATAATATCTTTCTAAATAAAAAATATATTATATATTTTTTAAAAAAATCAAAAGTTTTGCAATTTAAATGGACTACTATTGTAGGATTTAATAATGCAGCAACAACTGCTATTAGCACAGGAACCTTATGGTCTATAAAGTATAATGTTGTAGCTTTCTTCTTTAGGGATAAACCTATTGAAGATTTTTTTATTAATGTGGTGCCAGAATTTAATAAAAATAAATTTAATACGGAAGTTATTTGCATAATTAAAACTAAAGTTGTTCATATTATTATTATAGGTCTATGGATTTTAATACGAAATAAAGGTGGTGAAAGAGTTGTCGGAACACCCAATAGAAGGTTTAATGAAAACAACTATGGATAA
- a CDS encoding D-alanyl-D-alanine carboxypeptidase family protein, with product MMMKMNKKYIILSIGVCLLLFSGTIGYADGVKVHGEGVILMDTDSGRVLYEYNPYSELSMASTTKIMTALVALENGNLDDIVTIKKSSVGIEGSSIYLYEEEEISLEDLLYGLMLRSGNDAAIAIAEFIGGSVDGFVELMNKKAKEIGARNTNFTNPHGLSDENHYTTSYDLTIITRAALKNENFNKIVKTQKWVANREKNQYFYNKNKTLWQYEGGDGVKTGYTKKAGRCLVASATRNDLQLISTVLNDGNWFNDCYELLDYGFQNFSQVIIYDAGQYVENVEVINGNKDKVPIVTKNSFTYPLRKEEIDKITVFYKLPPGIEAPIKKGEEIGEISVYLDGKLIHTEKMITKENINKLNILEKMLKNL from the coding sequence ATGATGATGAAAATGAATAAGAAATATATAATATTATCTATAGGAGTTTGCTTACTACTATTTAGCGGTACGATAGGTTATGCTGATGGTGTAAAAGTACATGGTGAAGGGGTTATATTAATGGATACTGATTCTGGAAGAGTATTATATGAATATAATCCCTATTCAGAATTATCTATGGCTAGCACCACCAAAATTATGACTGCTTTGGTTGCTCTTGAAAATGGAAATTTAGACGATATAGTAACTATTAAAAAAAGCAGTGTTGGAATAGAAGGGTCAAGTATATATCTATATGAGGAAGAGGAAATTTCTTTAGAAGATTTATTATATGGATTAATGCTTAGATCAGGTAATGATGCGGCAATAGCTATTGCTGAGTTTATAGGAGGTTCTGTTGATGGATTTGTTGAATTGATGAATAAGAAGGCAAAGGAAATCGGTGCAAGAAATACAAACTTTACTAATCCCCATGGCCTTAGTGATGAAAATCATTACACTACTTCCTATGATCTAACCATTATTACAAGAGCAGCCTTAAAAAATGAGAATTTCAATAAAATTGTTAAAACTCAAAAATGGGTTGCAAATAGGGAAAAAAATCAATATTTTTATAATAAAAATAAAACCCTATGGCAATATGAAGGGGGAGATGGGGTAAAGACTGGTTATACAAAAAAAGCTGGTAGATGCTTAGTTGCTAGTGCAACTAGGAATGATTTACAATTAATATCTACAGTATTAAATGATGGGAACTGGTTTAATGATTGCTATGAACTTTTAGATTATGGATTCCAAAATTTTTCTCAGGTAATTATATATGATGCAGGTCAGTATGTTGAAAATGTAGAAGTTATTAACGGAAATAAAGATAAGGTACCGATAGTTACTAAAAATAGTTTCACTTATCCTTTAAGAAAAGAAGAGATAGACAAAATAACGGTTTTCTATAAATTGCCACCAGGAATAGAGGCTCCCATTAAAAAAGGAGAAGAAATAGGAGAAATATCTGTGTACTTAGATGGAAAACTAATTCATACTGAAAAGATGATAACTAAAGAAAACATAAATAAATTGAATATTTTAGAAAAGATGCTTAAGAACCTATAA
- a CDS encoding pyrimidine-nucleoside phosphorylase, whose amino-acid sequence MNMYDIIKKKRDGLELNEEEIKYFVEGYTHNKIPDYQVSALLMAIYFNKMNEKETLDLTKAMIDSGDTVDLSMIDGIKVDKHSTGGVGDKTTIALAPMVAACDVPFVKMSGRGLGHTGGTLDKLESIKNFKVELAEEEFRTIAKENGLAICSQSGNITPADKKLYALRDVTATVENISLIASSIMSKKLAISPDAILLDVKVGKGAFMKDIESALLLAEEMVSIGDGFGKETIAVLTNMDEPIGFAVGNALEVKEAVNTLKGKGPSDFHKLCIELGARLLILAQKTSTLDEGKKMLEEVISNGKAYEKFLEMVKIQQGDIRSIENMDLLPEAQHIIEVKSSKDGFVKSIDAEKIGQLALLLGAGREVKDSDIDLAVGIELKKRVDDKVRKGDVLAIVHSNNMDKAKAVEKELKKIIEIGEKNKIAKKLIYGEVTRKGKRLY is encoded by the coding sequence ATGAATATGTACGACATTATTAAGAAAAAAAGGGATGGATTAGAATTAAATGAGGAAGAGATAAAATATTTTGTTGAAGGATATACCCATAATAAAATACCTGATTATCAGGTATCAGCCCTGTTAATGGCAATTTATTTTAATAAAATGAATGAAAAAGAAACCTTAGATTTAACTAAGGCCATGATTGATTCAGGGGATACAGTAGATTTGTCTATGATTGATGGCATAAAGGTTGACAAGCATAGTACAGGTGGTGTAGGTGATAAAACTACTATAGCATTGGCACCGATGGTTGCTGCTTGTGATGTACCTTTTGTAAAAATGTCTGGTAGGGGTCTTGGTCATACCGGCGGAACTCTAGATAAATTAGAATCTATAAAGAATTTCAAAGTAGAATTGGCTGAAGAAGAGTTTAGAACAATAGCAAAAGAAAATGGTTTAGCTATCTGTAGTCAAAGTGGAAATATTACGCCAGCAGATAAGAAATTATATGCTCTTAGGGATGTAACAGCTACAGTGGAAAACATTTCTCTTATTGCAAGTAGTATTATGAGTAAAAAGTTAGCAATTTCACCAGATGCCATTTTATTAGATGTGAAAGTTGGTAAAGGTGCTTTTATGAAAGATATAGAAAGTGCTTTATTATTAGCGGAAGAAATGGTCAGTATAGGAGATGGTTTTGGAAAAGAAACTATTGCTGTACTTACTAATATGGATGAACCTATAGGTTTTGCTGTAGGTAATGCACTAGAGGTTAAGGAAGCTGTTAATACCTTAAAAGGAAAAGGGCCTTCAGATTTTCATAAATTATGTATCGAACTTGGAGCTCGATTATTAATACTAGCCCAAAAAACTTCTACTTTAGATGAAGGAAAAAAGATGTTAGAAGAAGTAATTAGTAATGGTAAGGCCTATGAGAAATTTTTAGAAATGGTTAAGATACAACAAGGAGATATTAGATCTATAGAAAATATGGATTTACTTCCAGAGGCTCAACATATTATTGAGGTTAAAAGTTCAAAGGATGGTTTTGTAAAATCAATAGATGCGGAAAAGATAGGGCAATTAGCTTTACTATTAGGTGCTGGAAGAGAAGTTAAGGATAGTGATATTGATCTAGCAGTAGGTATTGAATTGAAGAAAAGAGTAGATGATAAAGTACGTAAAGGAGACGTATTGGCAATTGTCCATAGTAATAATATGGATAAGGCAAAAGCCGTTGAAAAAGAATTAAAAAAGATAATAGAGATAGGCGAAAAAAATAAAATTGCTAAAAAATTAATATATGGAGAAGTAACAAGGAAGGGAAAAAGGCTTTATTAA
- a CDS encoding sulfide/dihydroorotate dehydrogenase-like FAD/NAD-binding protein yields the protein MVKYWKCVDAGSEYCPCYLAETKNCISCSQLRGEEFCDCQWNGVCILNEYINNLEKVSLSRKNYKGKIIDKKILENGVVIIKIKTEKDLVKNLMEPGSYVFIKGIKDEDYFKTPMSIFKIDSEANIYIVYQELGCKTKSLRDKYEINIRGPYWHGILGSRNLKNITNSKSLVIARGIGQSSILLATEKLISNNNKVYIILDKGKLNSLYFYDFFDDMDKVIIKELDLFTKEGSTFLESILKKEKFSLVLSGGSNMLHRRISSKISLLDEKPYFLTSNNGILCCGEGVCGSCMVKTIDGTKTKLCKSLVAPNKLY from the coding sequence ATGGTTAAATATTGGAAATGTGTAGATGCTGGCAGTGAATATTGTCCTTGCTATTTAGCTGAAACTAAAAATTGTATTTCATGTTCTCAATTAAGGGGGGAAGAATTTTGTGATTGTCAATGGAATGGTGTTTGTATTTTAAATGAATATATAAATAATCTAGAAAAAGTTTCTCTTAGTAGGAAAAATTATAAAGGAAAGATAATTGATAAAAAGATACTAGAGAATGGTGTAGTTATTATTAAAATAAAGACGGAAAAAGATTTAGTTAAGAATTTAATGGAACCGGGATCTTATGTTTTTATTAAAGGAATTAAAGATGAAGATTATTTTAAAACTCCTATGTCTATTTTTAAAATAGACTCAGAAGCAAATATTTATATAGTATATCAGGAACTTGGATGTAAAACTAAAAGCTTAAGGGATAAATATGAAATTAATATAAGAGGGCCTTATTGGCATGGAATCCTAGGAAGTAGGAATTTAAAAAATATTACTAATTCAAAATCTTTAGTTATAGCAAGAGGTATTGGACAATCTTCGATTTTATTAGCAACTGAAAAATTAATATCTAATAATAATAAGGTATATATTATATTAGATAAAGGAAAGCTAAATAGTTTATATTTTTATGATTTTTTTGATGATATGGATAAAGTAATTATAAAAGAGCTGGATTTATTTACAAAGGAAGGAAGTACCTTCTTGGAAAGTATACTAAAAAAAGAAAAATTTAGCCTTGTGCTAAGTGGAGGTTCCAATATGTTACACAGGAGGATAAGTAGTAAGATAAGTCTTTTAGACGAGAAACCATATTTCTTAACTTCAAATAATGGTATCCTTTGTTGCGGTGAGGGAGTATGTGGGTCATGTATGGTGAAAACCATAGATGGAACAAAGACAAAATTGTGTAAATCTCTTGTAGCTCCAAATAAATTGTATTAA
- a CDS encoding D-alanyl-D-alanine carboxypeptidase family protein gives MSRKILRFISIYLTIILILLSPNISSAESEEVFDIDAKSALLMDFNTGEIIYEKNPHERLAPASISKIMVLLIAMESIEDGKISLDDEVIISGNAESMGGSQVFLEEGEVQKVDDLIKAISLRSANDASVALGEHISKSESAFLKLMNKRAKELGMENTNFANATGLPNDNHYTTAYDIAIMSRELMKYPKIQDWLTLWMAEMKVSRDKDIVQGLVNTNRLIKDYDGANGIKTGSTQEAGFCLSGSAKRGNLQLISVVLGCENSKIRFEESKRLLDYGFDNYNSVTIGKKGDIVAQTKVNKGSEEFTNIVLGRDSFILVPEGSSSNVEKEINIPETIDAPIEIDRVIGELILQIDGKTIDKVDLVCEKKIEKANVLDMIKKIINMY, from the coding sequence TTGAGTAGAAAAATATTAAGATTTATTTCAATATATTTAACAATAATCCTAATTTTATTAAGTCCAAATATAAGTTCTGCAGAATCTGAAGAGGTTTTTGATATTGATGCAAAATCAGCTTTATTAATGGATTTTAATACAGGAGAAATAATATATGAGAAGAATCCTCATGAAAGATTAGCACCAGCGAGTATTAGTAAAATAATGGTTTTATTAATTGCAATGGAAAGTATAGAAGATGGAAAAATAAGCTTAGATGATGAGGTAATAATAAGTGGTAATGCTGAAAGTATGGGAGGAAGCCAAGTATTTTTGGAGGAGGGGGAAGTACAAAAAGTAGATGATTTAATAAAGGCTATTAGCCTTAGATCGGCTAATGATGCTAGTGTAGCACTGGGAGAACATATTTCTAAAAGTGAATCAGCCTTTTTAAAGTTAATGAATAAAAGAGCAAAAGAGTTAGGAATGGAAAATACTAATTTTGCTAATGCTACAGGCCTACCAAATGATAACCATTATACTACGGCTTATGATATAGCTATAATGTCAAGGGAATTAATGAAATACCCTAAAATACAAGATTGGCTAACGCTATGGATGGCTGAAATGAAAGTTTCTAGGGATAAGGATATAGTTCAAGGCTTAGTAAATACTAATAGATTAATAAAAGATTATGATGGAGCAAATGGAATTAAGACAGGTTCAACTCAAGAGGCAGGATTTTGTCTTTCTGGTTCAGCAAAAAGGGGTAATTTACAGTTAATATCAGTGGTCTTGGGTTGTGAAAATTCAAAGATTAGATTTGAAGAAAGTAAAAGACTTCTAGATTATGGTTTTGACAATTATAACTCTGTTACTATAGGCAAAAAAGGTGATATAGTTGCTCAAACAAAGGTAAATAAAGGAAGTGAAGAGTTTACTAATATTGTCTTGGGAAGAGACAGTTTTATACTTGTACCTGAAGGTTCCTCATCAAATGTAGAAAAAGAAATTAACATACCAGAGACAATTGATGCACCTATAGAAATAGATAGGGTTATTGGAGAATTAATTTTGCAAATAGATGGAAAGACAATTGATAAGGTAGATTTAGTATGTGAAAAAAAGATTGAAAAGGCTAATGTCTTAGATATGATAAAGAAGATAATTAATATGTATTAA
- a CDS encoding tyrosine recombinase, which yields MEELIEAYILYLKETKGLADNTLEAYKRDIFQFKEYLDSNHSVKLIEVNKTQIITYLMFLQKENKAISTVSRIISSLRCFYQYLLYKKIIKEDPTFNLQAPQQEKKHPDILTTEEVELFLSMPKGEDFKSIRDKAMLELLYGTGVRVSELISLDADDVNLDIGYIVIRESELKERAVPIGKASLSSLKPYINNYREKVLKNENENALFLNYRGKRLTRQGFWKIVKFYTKKSNINKNITPQKLRHSFAVHLLQNGANVKAVQEILGHSNVSTTNYYFTTVDNINLKDT from the coding sequence ATGGAAGAATTAATAGAAGCTTATATTTTATATCTTAAGGAAACTAAGGGATTAGCAGATAATACTTTAGAGGCCTATAAAAGGGATATATTTCAATTTAAAGAATACTTAGATAGTAATCATTCAGTTAAATTAATAGAAGTGAATAAAACTCAAATTATAACATACTTAATGTTTTTACAAAAAGAAAATAAAGCTATTTCTACAGTTAGTCGAATTATATCATCTTTAAGATGTTTTTACCAGTATCTATTATATAAAAAAATTATTAAAGAGGACCCAACTTTTAATTTACAAGCACCTCAACAGGAGAAGAAACATCCTGATATTTTAACTACCGAGGAAGTTGAACTATTTTTATCAATGCCAAAGGGAGAGGATTTTAAAAGTATAAGGGACAAGGCTATGTTAGAATTATTATATGGAACAGGGGTAAGAGTATCTGAACTTATTTCACTGGATGCAGATGATGTGAACTTAGATATAGGTTACATAGTTATTAGAGAATCTGAACTTAAAGAAAGGGCAGTTCCAATAGGGAAAGCTTCTCTTAGTTCTTTAAAACCATATATAAATAATTATAGAGAAAAGGTTTTAAAAAATGAAAATGAAAATGCTTTATTTTTAAATTATCGGGGCAAAAGGTTAACAAGACAAGGTTTTTGGAAAATTGTAAAGTTTTATACCAAAAAGTCTAATATTAATAAAAACATAACTCCCCAAAAATTGAGGCATTCCTTTGCTGTCCATTTATTACAAAATGGAGCAAATGTAAAAGCTGTTCAGGAAATATTGGGACATTCAAATGTTTCAACAACTAATTATTATTTCACTACGGTGGATAATATAAATTTAAAGGATACTTAG
- the scpB gene encoding SMC-Scp complex subunit ScpB, which translates to MDKREIKSIIESLLFVWGDPLSLKDIANVLNIEEKELKTIINEMIDEFDYERRGVKISKIDNGYQLGTRNEHFKWIKKLCVPKENKSLSNAAIETLSIIAYSQPITKTEIESIRGVRCDKAVETLVNKKLIEERGRLDRTGRPIIYGTTSRFLQYFGLKDLKELPPLNNIEEDIIGEK; encoded by the coding sequence GTGGATAAGAGAGAAATAAAATCAATAATTGAATCTTTGTTATTTGTTTGGGGGGATCCTCTTTCTTTAAAAGATATAGCTAATGTATTAAATATAGAGGAGAAAGAGTTAAAGACAATAATTAATGAAATGATAGATGAATTTGATTATGAACGTAGAGGTGTAAAAATAAGCAAAATAGACAATGGGTATCAGTTAGGAACGCGAAATGAACATTTTAAATGGATAAAAAAGCTTTGTGTTCCAAAGGAAAATAAAAGCCTTTCTAATGCTGCTATTGAAACCTTATCTATAATAGCCTATAGTCAGCCAATAACAAAGACTGAAATTGAATCTATAAGAGGTGTTAGATGTGATAAGGCAGTAGAAACTCTTGTTAATAAAAAACTTATTGAAGAGAGAGGTAGGTTAGATAGAACTGGAAGACCTATTATATATGGAACTACAAGTAGGTTTTTACAGTATTTTGGTTTAAAAGATTTAAAGGAATTGCCACCTCTTAATAATATAGAAGAAGATATTATTGGAGAAAAATAA
- a CDS encoding segregation/condensation protein A — protein MEYKVVLETFEGPLDLLLHLIEKAEVDIYDIPISKITDQYIKYLKNMQKLDLEVTSEFLVMASTLLEIKSKMLLPKIKSEDRNNSDKEEAQEDPRYDLVKRLLEYKRYKVVSQKLRQREKKQNKIFYKPQEDLSHIEPEEEDILEDLELEQLVITLNKILKDKNKNYEPINFDEIHRDEITLDECIKEVKDVLRRKGSIKFTQLFHDNVTRTEIVVNFLSILELVRLKDVTIIQEEDFSDILIIKTE, from the coding sequence ATGGAGTATAAAGTAGTATTAGAAACATTTGAAGGTCCTTTAGATTTACTATTGCATTTAATAGAAAAAGCAGAAGTAGATATTTATGACATCCCTATAAGTAAAATTACTGACCAATATATAAAATATTTAAAGAATATGCAAAAATTAGATTTAGAAGTTACTAGTGAGTTTTTAGTTATGGCATCAACATTATTAGAAATAAAATCGAAAATGCTTTTACCTAAAATTAAAAGTGAAGATAGGAATAATAGCGATAAAGAAGAAGCCCAAGAGGATCCTAGATATGATTTAGTGAAAAGATTATTAGAATATAAAAGATATAAGGTTGTTTCCCAAAAGTTGAGACAACGGGAAAAAAAACAAAATAAAATATTTTATAAACCTCAGGAAGATTTAAGTCATATTGAACCTGAGGAAGAGGACATATTAGAAGATTTGGAATTGGAGCAATTAGTTATAACTTTAAATAAAATATTAAAGGATAAAAATAAGAATTATGAACCAATAAATTTTGATGAAATACATAGGGATGAAATTACATTAGATGAATGTATAAAAGAGGTTAAAGATGTACTAAGAAGAAAGGGTAGTATTAAGTTTACTCAGTTATTCCATGATAATGTTACTAGGACGGAAATAGTAGTAAATTTTTTATCAATTTTAGAACTTGTCCGATTAAAGGATGTAACTATTATACAAGAAGAAGACTTTTCAGATATACTAATTATAAAGACTGAATAA
- a CDS encoding site-2 protease family protein, with protein MVLNKIIALPGLFMAIIFHEVAHGYTAYKLGDPTAKNAGRLTLNPIKHIDLTGFLFLLIFKFGWAKPVPVNSMYFKHRKRDMILVSLAGPLTNFLLALVLGGILSIGFITNEIVAQILIIGIWYNIMLGIFNLLPFPPLDGSKVVASLLPTKYEYFFYENQRYLSLILIILILTNSVDKILSPLIDFTLNIMMKIFA; from the coding sequence ATGGTTTTAAATAAAATTATTGCTTTACCAGGTTTATTTATGGCTATTATCTTTCATGAAGTGGCCCATGGATATACAGCCTATAAATTAGGGGATCCTACTGCTAAAAACGCAGGACGTTTAACTTTAAATCCAATTAAACATATCGATTTAACAGGATTTTTATTTTTATTGATTTTTAAATTTGGATGGGCCAAGCCTGTTCCTGTTAATTCTATGTATTTTAAACATAGGAAAAGAGATATGATACTAGTATCTTTAGCTGGCCCTTTAACTAATTTCCTTTTAGCATTGGTACTTGGAGGGATCCTTTCTATAGGTTTTATTACAAATGAAATAGTGGCTCAGATTTTAATTATTGGTATTTGGTATAATATAATGTTGGGAATATTTAACTTACTGCCATTTCCTCCTTTGGACGGTTCTAAGGTAGTTGCTAGCTTGTTGCCTACTAAATATGAATACTTTTTTTATGAAAACCAACGCTACTTAAGTTTAATACTAATTATTTTAATATTAACTAATTCAGTTGATAAAATACTAAGTCCTTTAATTGACTTTACTTTAAATATAATGATGAAAATATTTGCTTAA
- a CDS encoding purine-nucleoside phosphorylase, with amino-acid sequence MTFLKKIEESAKYILNKSEVKPSIGIVLGSGLGTLADDIINPVIIDYNEIPNFPVSTVEGHKGRLVIGELSGKNVLAMQGRFHYYEGYSIEDVTFPIRVMKGIGIEKLIVTNAAGGSNKNFESGDLMIIRDHINFSGINPLMGKNYDELGPRFLDMSMAYDKELIDIAKEVGNNINLDLKEGVYMWFSGPTYETPAEIKMATVLGADAVGMSTVPEVIVANHGSMKVLGISCITNMAAGILDKSLDHNEVIETSKKVKDKFELLVKEIIKRI; translated from the coding sequence ATGACTTTTTTAAAAAAAATCGAAGAAAGCGCAAAATATATATTAAATAAAAGTGAAGTAAAACCAAGTATAGGTATAGTTTTAGGTTCTGGCTTAGGAACTTTAGCAGATGATATAATAAATCCAGTCATTATTGATTATAATGAGATACCTAACTTTCCTGTTTCAACTGTTGAAGGTCATAAGGGACGACTTGTTATTGGAGAACTAAGTGGAAAAAATGTTCTAGCTATGCAAGGCAGATTTCATTATTATGAAGGCTATTCAATAGAAGATGTTACTTTCCCTATTAGAGTTATGAAAGGGATAGGGATAGAAAAATTAATAGTTACTAATGCAGCTGGAGGTTCTAATAAAAATTTTGAATCTGGCGATTTAATGATAATAAGGGATCATATTAATTTTTCAGGAATCAATCCTTTAATGGGAAAAAATTATGATGAATTAGGACCACGTTTTTTAGATATGAGTATGGCCTATGATAAAGAGTTAATAGATATAGCTAAAGAAGTTGGTAATAATATAAATTTAGATTTAAAAGAAGGTGTATATATGTGGTTTTCAGGGCCAACTTATGAGACACCTGCTGAAATAAAAATGGCTACAGTATTAGGGGCTGATGCTGTAGGTATGTCTACAGTACCAGAGGTAATAGTGGCAAATCATGGTAGCATGAAAGTTCTAGGTATTTCATGTATAACTAATATGGCTGCAGGTATATTAGATAAAAGCTTAGATCATAATGAGGTTATAGAAACTTCTAAAAAAGTCAAAGATAAATTTGAACTATTAGTAAAAGAAATTATTAAAAGAATATAA
- the spoIIM gene encoding stage II sporulation protein M: MQYKIKNLFRRNFQDNFIIYFTIIVFLIAGIVIGSITIKVLNAEQKSEILNFFNSFFKSLDNKDYNNLQILKQSVLDNFKTIFVIWITGILIIGIPIIPMIVLLRGFALGFTVGFLVNEFGIKGFLFSLLAILPQNIFIIPGIIFVSSTGLILSLKQIRGGKTRRNKENTFQDIINYSITILTFSIVVFLGSLVEAYITPIFIKLLTDYFS; encoded by the coding sequence TTGCAATACAAAATTAAAAATTTATTTCGAAGGAACTTTCAAGATAATTTTATAATTTATTTTACTATAATAGTATTTCTGATTGCAGGAATAGTAATTGGTTCAATAACTATTAAAGTGTTAAATGCAGAACAAAAAAGTGAAATATTAAACTTTTTTAATTCTTTTTTTAAGAGTTTAGATAATAAAGATTATAATAATTTGCAAATTCTAAAACAATCAGTTTTAGATAATTTTAAAACCATTTTTGTAATATGGATAACTGGAATCCTTATCATAGGTATACCTATTATACCTATGATAGTATTGTTAAGAGGGTTTGCTTTGGGTTTTACAGTTGGTTTTTTAGTAAATGAATTTGGGATAAAGGGTTTTCTTTTCTCCTTACTTGCAATATTACCACAAAATATATTCATAATACCTGGTATTATATTTGTTTCATCTACAGGCTTAATACTTTCTTTAAAACAAATAAGAGGTGGTAAAACTAGAAGGAATAAAGAAAATACTTTTCAAGACATTATAAATTATTCAATTACAATTTTAACTTTTTCTATTGTAGTATTTTTAGGTAGTTTAGTTGAGGCTTATATTACACCTATATTTATAAAATTACTTACTGATTATTTTTCCTAA